The following are from one region of the Carcharodon carcharias isolate sCarCar2 chromosome 27, sCarCar2.pri, whole genome shotgun sequence genome:
- the LOC121270574 gene encoding zinc finger protein 239-like codes for MEKPRKCGACGKGFRSPSELEIHQRSHTGERPFACSECGKEFTRLTHLTAHQLAHSDMRPFKCSNCEKSFKRKQNLLTHQRVHTGERPFTCSECGKEFTQLSSRQLHGRVHTGERPFTCPECGMAFTQLCKLLDHQRVHTGERPFTCCVCGKGFTQLSTLLRHKRIHTGVRPFTCSKCGKGFTQLTQLTSHSDTRPFKCTNCERSFKGKMDLLTHQCTHTGERPCCVCGKGFVLHSLRLKHQRIHTRERPFTCSVCEKGFSRSSTLQTHQQVHKLQGLDSALIAAVNHIQE; via the coding sequence ATGGAGAAACCACGGAAATGTGGAgcctgtgggaagggattcagatccCCGTCTGAGTTGGAAATTCAtcaacgcagtcacactggggagaggccatttgcctgctcagagtgtgggaaggaattcacgCGACTAACCCACCTCACTGCACATCAACTTGCTCACTCTGACatgagaccttttaaatgttccAACTGCGAGAAGAgctttaaaagaaaacaaaacctgctgactcaccagcgagttcacactggggagaggccattcacctgctccgagtgtgggaaggaattcactcagttatccagccGGCAGTTACACgggcgagttcacactggggagaggccattcacctgccctgagtgtgggaTGGCATTCACTCAGTTATGCAAGCTGTTGGatcatcagcgagttcacactggagagagaccgtttacctgctgtgtgtgtgggaagggattcactcagttatccacctTGCTGAGACACaagcgcattcacactggggtgagaccattcacctgctccaagtgtggaaagggattcactcagctcACCCAACTTACTTCACACTCTGACACGAGACCTTTTAAATGCACCAACTGTGAGAGGAGCTTTAAAGGCAAAATGGATCTACTGACTCATCAGTGcactcacactggagagaggccatgctgtgtgtgtgggaagggattcgttCTGCATTCCCTCAGGCTGAaacaccagcgcattcacaccagggagagaccattcacctgctccgtctGTGAGAAGGGATTCTCTCGTTCATCaaccctgcagacacaccagcaagttcacaagttgcaggggttggattctgctcttattgctgctgttaatcacatccaggagtGA
- the LOC121270170 gene encoding gastrula zinc finger protein XlCGF8.2DB-like, which produces SNLERHEDTDTTEKPWKCVDCGKAFTCPSKLETHRRMHTGERPFTCSVCGKKFTQSSNLALHQRVHTGERPFTCSVCGKGFIQSYNLALHRRVHTGERPFICSVCGKGFINSSNLVSHQRVHTEVKPFSCTSCGMSFRLSSTLLKHQRVHTGEKPFSCTDCGKSFRHSGSLTVHQRVHTGERPFTCSMCGKGFTDSCQLLRHERVHTGERPFTCSKCGKGFIDSSQLLKHQRCHK; this is translated from the coding sequence TCCAATCTGGAGAGGCACGAGGACACCGACACCacggagaaaccgtggaaatgtgtgGACTGTGGAAAGGCATTCACTTGTCCGTCCaagctggaaactcatcgacgcatgcacactggggagagaccgttcacctgctccgtgtgtgggaagaaattcactcagtcatccaacctagcattacaccagcgagttcacactggggagaggccattcacctgttcagtgtgtgggaaaggattcattcAGTCATACAACCTAGCATTACAccggcgagttcacaccggggagaggccattcatctgctccgtgtgtgggaagggattcattaatTCATCTAACCTAGtgtcacaccagcgagttcacactgaggtGAAACCGTTCAGCTGCACTTCCTGTGGAATGAGCTTTAGGCtttcatccaccctgctgaaacatcaacgagttcacactggggagaaaccattcagctgcactgactgtggaaagagcttcagGCATTCAGGCAGtctcactgtacaccagcgagttcacactggggagaggccgttcacctgctccatgtgtgggaagggattcactgattcatGCCAACTGCTGAGACACGAACGAGTTCACACCGGAGAGAGACCGTttacctgctccaagtgtgggaagggattcattgatTCATCCCAACTGTTGAAGCACCAGCGATGTCACAAGTGA